In Rattus rattus isolate New Zealand chromosome 9, Rrattus_CSIRO_v1, whole genome shotgun sequence, a genomic segment contains:
- the Cavin1 gene encoding caveolae-associated protein 1 isoform X2 — MEDVTLHIVERPYSGYPDASSEGPESTPGEARATEEPSGTGSDELIKSDQVNGVLVLSLLDKIIGAVDQIQLTQAQLEERQAEMEGAVQSIQGELSKLGKAHATTSNTVSKLLEKVRKVSVNVKTVRGSLERQAGQIKKLEVNEAELLRRRNFKVMIYQPKKKPNAPSGPATPKIVPLDLLPETEPFHLKPETVPDRPAFEQMPSPLPYYPEPGLRSTPEEPMAGGRI, encoded by the exons ATGGAGGATGTCACGCTCCATATCGTCGAGCGGCCGTATTCCGGATATCCCGATGCTTCCTCCGAGGGCCCGGAGTCCACCCCAGGGGAGGCACGGGCCACGGAGGAGCCGTCGGGGACCGGTTCCGACGAGCTGATCAAGTCGGACCAGGTAAACGGTGTACTGGTGCTGAGCCTTCTGGATAAAATCATCGGCGCCGTTGACCAGATCCAGCTGACCCAAGCCCAGCTGGAAGAGCGACAGGCGGAGATGGAGGGCGCTGTGCAGAGCATCCAGGGAGAGCTGAGCAAGCTGGGCAAGGCGCACGCCACCACCAGCAACACCGTGAGCAAGTTGCTGGAGAAGGTGCGCAAGGTCAGCGTCAACGTGAAGACGGTGCGCGGCAGCCTGGAGCGCCAGGCCGGCCAGATAAAGAAACTGGAGGTCAACGAGGCGGAGCTGCTGCGGCGCCGCAACTTCAAAGTCATGATCTACCAG CCCAAGAAGAAGCCGAATGCACCCTCTGGCCCAGCCACACCCAAGATCGTGCCTCTTGACCTCCTGCCTGAGACTGAGCCCTTTCACCTGAAGCCTGAAACAGTGCCTGACCGCCCAGCCTTTGAGCAGATGCCCAGCCCACTGCCCTATTACCCAGAGCCTGGGCTCCGATCCACCCCAGAGGAGCCAATGGCTGGTGGGAGGATCTAG